One part of the Pseudoliparis swirei isolate HS2019 ecotype Mariana Trench chromosome 6, NWPU_hadal_v1, whole genome shotgun sequence genome encodes these proteins:
- the LOC130194636 gene encoding deformed epidermal autoregulatory factor 1 homolog isoform X1, which translates to MASGSQTPPTPLTPPLDKDSCSKYNWDPSVYNNELPVRCRNTSGVLYKTRLGSGGKGRCVRHNQQWFSPTEFEGLAGRASSKDWKRSIRYAGRPLLCLIQERILNPHAASCTCAACCDDLTGCPKDGETVEVENITMTGPVRLFVPYKRRKKDNEPLVASPKKELPAAAKNITLTPGATCTSVTVSPSGQFTSGTLTFERSPTGDAAAATEAAAAIILEGSAQSEVFASTAVLTALPALAVTPQPVQAKMAVTMAAAALAPAALAPVSGLEAGPVGEAGPAVSEGQRNTWLYLEETANTLMSNVQQLKALIEQARGAAGVKGHEGRKECGLTQSFQNQITFQQPEELEVKRSSDITEIIINQMCVNCGRVAMSECTGCHKVNYCSAFCQRKDWKEHQHTCCQSSGGVSVQEEEPILDMDKVK; encoded by the exons ATggcatcag gcTCACAGACTCCGCCCACACCGCTGACTCCGCCCCTGGACAAGGACTCCTGCTCCAAGTACAACTGGGACCCGTCGGTGTACAACAACGAGCTGCCGGTGCGCTGCAGGAACACCAGCGGGGTCCTCTACAAGACCCGGCTGGGCTCAG GGGGCAAAGGTCGCTGCGTCCGGCACAACCAGCAGTGGTTCAGCCCCACGGAGTTCGAGGGTCTGGCAGGAAGAGCGAGCAGCAAGGACTGGAAGAGGAGCATCAGGTACGCAGGCAGACCCCTGCTGTGCCTCATCCAG GAGCGTATCCTGAACCCGCACGCCGCTTCCTGCACCTGTGCGGCTTGCTGTGATGACCTGACAGGG TGTCCAAAGGACGGAGAGACGGTGGAAGTAGAAAACATCACGATG ACCGGTCCAGTCCGCCTCTTCGTCCCCTACAAGAGGCGGAAGAAGGACAACGAGCCTCTGGTCGCCTCCCCAAAGAAGGAACTTCCTGCCGCGGCCAAAAACATCACGCTGACGCCGGGCGCCACCTGTACGTCAG TCACCGTGTCCCCGTCGGGACAGTTCACCTCGGgcaccttgacctttgagcgCTCGCCAACGGGGGACGCAGCCGCCGCCAccgaggccgccgccgccatcatCTTGGAGGGCTCGGCGCAGAGCGAGGTGTTCGCCAGCACCGCAG tACTGACGGCGTTGCCGGCGCTGGCTGTGACCCCTCAGCCGGTTCAGGCCAAGATGGCGGTGacgatggcggcggcggcgttggcTCCGGCGGCGTTGGCTCCGGTGAGCGGGTTGGAGGCGGGGCCTGTCGGGGAGGCGGGGCCGGCGGTCAGCGAGGGCCAGAGGAACACCTGGCTGTACCTGGAAGAGACGGCCAACACGCTGATGAGCAACGTGCAGCAGCTGAAGGCTCTGATCGAACAGGCCAGAGGCGCcgcaggggtcaaaggtcacgaaggCCGGAAGGAG tgtggtCTCACTCAGTCGTTTCAGAACCAGATCACGTTTCAGCAGCCGGAGGAACTGGAGGTCAAGAGGAGCTCTGACATCACCGAGATCATCATCAac CAGATGTGCGTGAACTGCGGCCGGGTGGCGATGAGCGAGTGCACGGGCTGCCACAAGGTCAACTACTGCTCCGCCTTCTGCCAGAGGAAG GACTGGAAGGAGCATCAGCACACCTGCTGTCAATCATCAGGGGGCGTGTctgtccaggaggaggagcctatcCTGGACATGGACAAAGTGAAATGA
- the bet1l gene encoding BET1-like protein isoform X1: MTVRNGLNRKSRQLRPFGICHREKRYVDSDVTNVIFNGHDSVDDMLDTENKRLAENLATKVSRLKSLAYDIDREADDQNEYLDGMDSNFLSATGLLSGSVKRFSTMVRSGRDNRRILCYVSVGLVLVFFLLYYVISRIQR, from the exons ATGACGGTGAGAAACGGGTTGAACCGGAAGAGCCGCCAGTTGAGACCGTTTGGAATCTGCCACCGAGAGAAACGTTACGTTGATTCTGACGTTACAAACGTGATATTTAATG GCCACGACTCTGTGGACGACATGCTGGACACTGAGAACAAACGCCTGGCTGAGAACCTGGCCACCAAGGTCTCCAGATTGAAGTCG CTGGCGTACGACATCGACAGAGAGGCTGACGACCAGAACGAGTATCTGGACGGCATG GACTCTAACTTCCTGAGTGCGACGGGCCTGCTGAGCGGCAGCGTGAAGCGCTTCTCCACCATGGTGCGATCCGGCAGAGACAACCGCCGCATCCTGTGCTACGTGTCCGTGGGCCTGGTGCTGGTCTTCTTCCTGCTCTACTACGTGATCTCCAGGATCCAACGCTGA
- the bet1l gene encoding BET1-like protein isoform X4 — protein sequence MADWNRGHDSVDDMLDTENKRLAENLATKVSRLKSLAYDIDREADDQNEYLDGMDSNFLSATGLLSGSVKRFSTMVRSGRDNRRILCYVSVGLVLVFFLLYYVISRIQR from the exons ATGGCGGACTGGAATCGAG GCCACGACTCTGTGGACGACATGCTGGACACTGAGAACAAACGCCTGGCTGAGAACCTGGCCACCAAGGTCTCCAGATTGAAGTCG CTGGCGTACGACATCGACAGAGAGGCTGACGACCAGAACGAGTATCTGGACGGCATG GACTCTAACTTCCTGAGTGCGACGGGCCTGCTGAGCGGCAGCGTGAAGCGCTTCTCCACCATGGTGCGATCCGGCAGAGACAACCGCCGCATCCTGTGCTACGTGTCCGTGGGCCTGGTGCTGGTCTTCTTCCTGCTCTACTACGTGATCTCCAGGATCCAACGCTGA
- the LOC130194636 gene encoding deformed epidermal autoregulatory factor 1 homolog isoform X2: protein MASGSQTPPTPLTPPLDKDSCSKYNWDPSVYNNELPVRCRNTSGVLYKTRLGSGGKGRCVRHNQQWFSPTEFEGLAGRASSKDWKRSIRYAGRPLLCLIQERILNPHAASCTCAACCDDLTGCPKDGETVEVENITMTGPVRLFVPYKRRKKDNEPLVASPKKELPAAAKNITLTPGATCTSVTVSPSGQFTSGTLTFERSPTGDAAAATEAAAAIILEGSAQSEVFASTAVLTALPALAVTPQPVQAKMAVTMAAAALAPAALAPVSGLEAGPVGEAGPAVSEGQRNTWLYLEETANTLMSNVQQLKALIEQARGAAGVKGHEGRKECGLTQSFQNQITFQQPEELEVKRSSDITEIIINMCVNCGRVAMSECTGCHKVNYCSAFCQRKDWKEHQHTCCQSSGGVSVQEEEPILDMDKVK from the exons ATggcatcag gcTCACAGACTCCGCCCACACCGCTGACTCCGCCCCTGGACAAGGACTCCTGCTCCAAGTACAACTGGGACCCGTCGGTGTACAACAACGAGCTGCCGGTGCGCTGCAGGAACACCAGCGGGGTCCTCTACAAGACCCGGCTGGGCTCAG GGGGCAAAGGTCGCTGCGTCCGGCACAACCAGCAGTGGTTCAGCCCCACGGAGTTCGAGGGTCTGGCAGGAAGAGCGAGCAGCAAGGACTGGAAGAGGAGCATCAGGTACGCAGGCAGACCCCTGCTGTGCCTCATCCAG GAGCGTATCCTGAACCCGCACGCCGCTTCCTGCACCTGTGCGGCTTGCTGTGATGACCTGACAGGG TGTCCAAAGGACGGAGAGACGGTGGAAGTAGAAAACATCACGATG ACCGGTCCAGTCCGCCTCTTCGTCCCCTACAAGAGGCGGAAGAAGGACAACGAGCCTCTGGTCGCCTCCCCAAAGAAGGAACTTCCTGCCGCGGCCAAAAACATCACGCTGACGCCGGGCGCCACCTGTACGTCAG TCACCGTGTCCCCGTCGGGACAGTTCACCTCGGgcaccttgacctttgagcgCTCGCCAACGGGGGACGCAGCCGCCGCCAccgaggccgccgccgccatcatCTTGGAGGGCTCGGCGCAGAGCGAGGTGTTCGCCAGCACCGCAG tACTGACGGCGTTGCCGGCGCTGGCTGTGACCCCTCAGCCGGTTCAGGCCAAGATGGCGGTGacgatggcggcggcggcgttggcTCCGGCGGCGTTGGCTCCGGTGAGCGGGTTGGAGGCGGGGCCTGTCGGGGAGGCGGGGCCGGCGGTCAGCGAGGGCCAGAGGAACACCTGGCTGTACCTGGAAGAGACGGCCAACACGCTGATGAGCAACGTGCAGCAGCTGAAGGCTCTGATCGAACAGGCCAGAGGCGCcgcaggggtcaaaggtcacgaaggCCGGAAGGAG tgtggtCTCACTCAGTCGTTTCAGAACCAGATCACGTTTCAGCAGCCGGAGGAACTGGAGGTCAAGAGGAGCTCTGACATCACCGAGATCATCATCAac ATGTGCGTGAACTGCGGCCGGGTGGCGATGAGCGAGTGCACGGGCTGCCACAAGGTCAACTACTGCTCCGCCTTCTGCCAGAGGAAG GACTGGAAGGAGCATCAGCACACCTGCTGTCAATCATCAGGGGGCGTGTctgtccaggaggaggagcctatcCTGGACATGGACAAAGTGAAATGA
- the LOC130194627 gene encoding plasma membrane calcium-transporting ATPase 1-like, protein MANDSARGSKPGRHAEADREAEFGCSLKELCVLMELRGEVSVNKITSSYGGVAGLCARLRTSPVQGLDGNSEDIDRRRRVFGSNVIPPKKAKTFLELVWEALQDPTLIILEVAAIISLGLSFYSPPEAERRNCGSAAGGGGDDGEAEAGWIEGAAILLSVVCVVLVTAFNDWSKEKQFRGLQSHIEQEQKFSVVRGGQMLQVKVSELVVGDIAQVKYGDLLPADGVLIQSNDLKIDESPMTGESDHVKKAVDGDPVLLSGTHVMEGSGKMLVTAVGENSQSGIIFKLLAAGEDGGADAEEKVKKAKKKEKEKEEKKKDKKGKKRANLDGATEVQPFTEDGRPEKKKNAPKREKSVLQGKLTKMAMQIGKAGLFMSFITVVILIARFAVDTFWLQSVAWSSECVPVYVQLLVKFFIIGVTVLVVAVPEGLPLAVTISLAYSVKKMMKDNNLVRHLDACETMGNATTICSDKTGTLTMNRMTVVQAHIAGHFYRRLPEPGQVAAAALDLLVQGIGVNCAYTTKIMPPEKEGGLARQVGNKTECALLGLSLSLQRDYQTVRNQFPEESLFKVYTFNSTRKSMSTVLRNHDGSYRMFSKGASEILLRKCCKILSSSGQARPFKPRSRDDLVRTVIEPMASEGLRTICLAYRDFSAADGEPDWEDEAHILTGLTCIAVVGIEDPVRPEVPDAIRRCQRAGITVRMVTGDNISTARAIATKCGIVRPGDDFLCMEGSEFNQRIRNELGEIEQERIDLIWPKLRVLARSSPTDKHTLVKGIIDSTVLEKRQVVAVTGDGTNDGPALKKADVGFAMGIAGTDVAKEASDIILTDDNFSSIVKAVMWGRNVYDSISKFLQFQLTVNVVAVIVAFTGACVTQDSPLKAVQMLWVNLIMDTLASLALATEPPTEALLLREPYGREKPLISRTMMKNILGHAVYQLTVIFTLLFAGEKIFQIDSGRYAPLHAPPSEHYTIVFNTFVLMQIFNEINARKIHGERNVFEGVHQNPIFCSILVGTFVLQIFIVEFGGVPFSCVPLSLEHWLWCILLGVGSLLWGQVVSSVPTRWLKFLKTAGHGRRQEEIPEEELKDVDEIDHGEMELKRSQVLWCRSLGRIATQIRVVNAFRDSVSPYEGLETPESRSSIHSFMSRPEFRIEDSAPEIDEADCEDDAPAELNGVVLPPAGPSSPNNRSDRWAPLPGLIPPVSAGLPPCPGSPLHSLETSL, encoded by the exons atggcaAACGACTCTGCTCGGGGGTCCAAGCCCGGCCGGCACGCCGAGGCCGACCGCGAGGCCGAGTTCGGCTGCtcgctgaaggagctgtgcgtCCTCATGGAGCTGAGAGGAGAAGTCTCCGTGAACAAGATCACCAGCAGCTACGGAGGCGTGGCCGGACTGTGCGCCAGGCTGAGAACCTCACCTGTCCAAG gtttAGATGGAAACTCTGAGGACATCGACAGGAGGAGACGGGTGTTCGGGTCCAACGTCATCCCTCCCAAAAAAGCCAAAACCTTTCTGGAGCTGGTGTGGGAAGCCCTGCAGGACCCCACGCTCATCATCCTGGAGGTGGCGGCCATCATTTCACTCGGCTTGTCTTTCTACAGCCCGCCCGAAGCTGAAAGAAGGA ACTGCGGCTCGGCCGCCGGCGGCGGGGGCGACGACGGGGAGGCGGAGGCCGGCTGGATCGAAGGCGCCGCCATCCTGCTGTCGGTGGTCTGCGTGGTCCTGGTGACGGCCTTCAACGACTGGAGCAAGGAGAAGCAGTTCCGCGGCCTCCAGAGCCACATCGAGCAGGAGCAGAAGTTCAGCGTGGTCCGAGGGGGCCAGATGCTGCAGGTCAAGGTGTCGGAGCTCGTGGTCGGGGACATCGCTCAAGTCAAGTACG GTGACCTCCTCCCCGCCGACGGAGTCCTCATCCAGAGCAACGACCTGAAGATTGACGAGAGCCCCATGACCGGAGAGTCTGACCACGTCAAGAAGGCCGTGGACGGAGACCCCGTGCTGCTGTCAG gtaccCATGTGATGGAGGGCTCAGGCAAGATGCTGGTCACCGCGGTCGGTGAGAACTCTCAGTCTGGGATCATCTTCAAGCTGCTGGCTGCCGGTGAGGACGGTGGCGCTGATGCTGAGGAGAAGGTCAAGAAAgccaagaaaaaggaaaaggagaaggaggagaagaagaaagacaagaagGGCAAGAAAA GAGCGAACCTGGACGGAGCGACCGAGGTGCAGCCCTTCACCGAGGACGGGCggccggagaagaagaagaacgcgcCGAAGAGGGAGAAGTCGGTCCTCCAGGGGAAGCTGACCAAAATGGCCATGCAGATCGGCAAAGCGG gtctgttcatgtccttcatcaccGTCGTCATCCTCATCGCTCGCTTTGCCGTCGACACCTTCTGGCTGCAGAGCGTCGCCTGGAGCTCCGAGTGCGTGCCCGTCTACGTGCAGCTCCTCGTCAAGTTCTTCATCATCGGCGTGACGGTGCTGGTGGTGGCCGTGCCTGAAGGGCTCCCTCTGGCCGTCACCATCTCCCTGGCCTACTCCGTGAAG AAAATGATGAAGGACAACAACCTGGTGCGTCACCTGGACGCCTGCGAGACGATGGGCAACGCCACGACCATCTGCTCCGACAAGACGGGCACGCTCACCATGAACCGCATGACGGTGGTGCAGGCCCACATCGCGGGACACTTCTACCGCCGGCTGCCGGAGCCGGGCCAGGTGGCCGCCGCGGCCCTAGACCTACTGGTCCAGGGCATCGGGGTCAACTGCGCCTACACCACCAAGATTATG CCTCCGGAGAAGGAGGGCGGGCTGGCTCGCCAGGTGGGGAACAAGACGGAATGTGCCTTACTGGGCTTGTCCCTCAGCCTGCAGCGCGACTACCAGACCGTCCGCAACCAGTTCCCCGAGGAGAGCCTCTTCAAGGTCTACACCTTCAACTCCACCAGGAAGTCCATGAGCACCGTGCTGAGGAACCACGACGGCAGCTACCGCATGTTCAGCAAGGGCGCCTCCGAGATCCTGCTCAGGAa GTGCTGTAAGATCCTGTCCAGCAGCGGCCAGGCCCGACCCTTTAAGCCCCGGAGCCGGGACGACCTGGTGAGGACTGTGATTGAGCCGATGGCGTCGGAGGGGCTGCGTACCATCTGCCTCGCCTACAGAGACTTCAGCGCCGCCGACGGAGAGCCCGACTGGGAGGACGAGGCCCACATCCTCACCGGCCTCACCTGCATCGCCGTGGTGGGCATCGAGGACCCCGTGCGCCCCGAG GTACCGGACGCCATCAGACGCTGCCAGCGGGCCGGGATCACCGTCCGCATGGTGACCGGAGACAACATCTCCACCGCCCGAGCCATCGCCACCAAATGTGGCATCGTCCGCCCGGGAGACGACTTCCTGTGCATGGAGGGCAGCGAGTTCAACCAGCGCATCCGCAACGAGCTCGGAGAG atCGAGCAGGAGCGTATTGATCTGATTTGGCCGAAGCTGAGAGTCCTTGCCAGATCTTCTCCCACGGACAAACACACTCTGGTGAAAG GTATCATCGACAGCACGGTGCTGGAGAAGCGGCAGGTAGTCGCCGTCACCGGAGATGGAACGAACGACGGCCCCGCCCTCAAGAAGGCAGACGTCGGCTTCGCCATG GGCATCGCCGGGACGGACGTGGCAAAGGAGGCGTCGGACATCATCCTGACAGACGACAACTTCAGCAGCATCGTGAAGGCCGTGATGTGGGGTCGCAACGTGTACGACAGCATCTCCAAGTTCCTCCAGTTCCAGCTCACCGTCAACGTGGTGGCCGTCATCGTGGCCTTCACCGGGGCGTGCGTCACGCAG GACTCTCCTCTCAAAGCGGTGCAGATGCTGTGGGTCAACCTAATCATGGACACCTTGGCGTCGCTGGCTCTGGCCACCGAGCCGCCCACCGAGGCGCTGCTGCTCCGCGAGCCGTACGGGCGCGAGAAGCCGCTCATCTCCCGCACGATGATGAAGAACATCCTGGGCCACGCCGTCTACCAGCTGACTGTCATCTTCACCCTGCTGTTCGCGg GCGAGAAGATTTTTCAAATCGACAGCGGCCGCTACGCCCCCCTCCACGCGCCGCCCTCCGAGCACTACACCATCGTGTTCAACACATTCGTCCTCATGCAGATCTTCAACGAGATCAACGCCCGCAAGATCCACGGCGAGAGGAACGTGTTCGAGGGCGTCCACCAGAACCCCATCTTCTGCTCCATCCTCGTGGGCACCTTCGTCCTGCAG atcTTCATCGTGGAGTTTGGTGGTGTGCCATTCAGCTGTGTGCCGCTGAGCCTGGAGCACTGGCTGTGGTGCATCCTCCTGGGCGTTGGCAGCCTGCtgtggggacag gtggTGTCCAGCGTCCCCACCAGATGGCTCAAGTTCCTGAAGACGGCGGGTCACGGCCGGCGCCAGGAGGAGATCCccgaggaggagctgaaggacGTGGACGAGATCGACCACGGCGAGATGGAGCTGAAGAGGAGCCAGGTGCTGTGGTGCCGCAGCCTCGGCCGCATCGCCACGCAG ATCCGAGTGGTGAACGCCTTCAGGGACAGCGTGTCCCCCTACGAGGGCCTGGAGACGCCCGAGTCGCGCAGCTCCATCCACAGCTTCATGAGCCGCCCCGAGTTCCGCATCGAGGACTCGGCCCCCGAGATCGACGAGGCCGACTGCGAGGACGACGCCCCCGCCGAGCTCAACGGCGTCGTCCTCCCGCCGGCAGGCCCGTCCTCGCCCAACAACCGATCGGACCGCTGGGCGCCGCTGCCCGGCCTGATCCCTCCCGTCTCCGCGGGGCTGCCTCCCTGTCCGGGGAGCCCGCTGCACAGCCTGGAGACGTCCCTGTGA
- the LOC130194636 gene encoding deformed epidermal autoregulatory factor 1 homolog isoform X3, which translates to MASGSQTPPTPLTPPLDKDSCSKYNWDPSVYNNELPVRCRNTSGVLYKTRLGSGGKGRCVRHNQQWFSPTEFEGLAGRASSKDWKRSIRYAGRPLLCLIQERILNPHAASCTCAACCDDLTGCPKDGETVEVENITMTGPVRLFVPYKRRKKDNEPLVASPKKELPAAAKNITLTPGATFTVSPSGQFTSGTLTFERSPTGDAAAATEAAAAIILEGSAQSEVFASTAVLTALPALAVTPQPVQAKMAVTMAAAALAPAALAPVSGLEAGPVGEAGPAVSEGQRNTWLYLEETANTLMSNVQQLKALIEQARGAAGVKGHEGRKECGLTQSFQNQITFQQPEELEVKRSSDITEIIINQMCVNCGRVAMSECTGCHKVNYCSAFCQRKDWKEHQHTCCQSSGGVSVQEEEPILDMDKVK; encoded by the exons ATggcatcag gcTCACAGACTCCGCCCACACCGCTGACTCCGCCCCTGGACAAGGACTCCTGCTCCAAGTACAACTGGGACCCGTCGGTGTACAACAACGAGCTGCCGGTGCGCTGCAGGAACACCAGCGGGGTCCTCTACAAGACCCGGCTGGGCTCAG GGGGCAAAGGTCGCTGCGTCCGGCACAACCAGCAGTGGTTCAGCCCCACGGAGTTCGAGGGTCTGGCAGGAAGAGCGAGCAGCAAGGACTGGAAGAGGAGCATCAGGTACGCAGGCAGACCCCTGCTGTGCCTCATCCAG GAGCGTATCCTGAACCCGCACGCCGCTTCCTGCACCTGTGCGGCTTGCTGTGATGACCTGACAGGG TGTCCAAAGGACGGAGAGACGGTGGAAGTAGAAAACATCACGATG ACCGGTCCAGTCCGCCTCTTCGTCCCCTACAAGAGGCGGAAGAAGGACAACGAGCCTCTGGTCGCCTCCCCAAAGAAGGAACTTCCTGCCGCGGCCAAAAACATCACGCTGACGCCGGGCGCCACCT TCACCGTGTCCCCGTCGGGACAGTTCACCTCGGgcaccttgacctttgagcgCTCGCCAACGGGGGACGCAGCCGCCGCCAccgaggccgccgccgccatcatCTTGGAGGGCTCGGCGCAGAGCGAGGTGTTCGCCAGCACCGCAG tACTGACGGCGTTGCCGGCGCTGGCTGTGACCCCTCAGCCGGTTCAGGCCAAGATGGCGGTGacgatggcggcggcggcgttggcTCCGGCGGCGTTGGCTCCGGTGAGCGGGTTGGAGGCGGGGCCTGTCGGGGAGGCGGGGCCGGCGGTCAGCGAGGGCCAGAGGAACACCTGGCTGTACCTGGAAGAGACGGCCAACACGCTGATGAGCAACGTGCAGCAGCTGAAGGCTCTGATCGAACAGGCCAGAGGCGCcgcaggggtcaaaggtcacgaaggCCGGAAGGAG tgtggtCTCACTCAGTCGTTTCAGAACCAGATCACGTTTCAGCAGCCGGAGGAACTGGAGGTCAAGAGGAGCTCTGACATCACCGAGATCATCATCAac CAGATGTGCGTGAACTGCGGCCGGGTGGCGATGAGCGAGTGCACGGGCTGCCACAAGGTCAACTACTGCTCCGCCTTCTGCCAGAGGAAG GACTGGAAGGAGCATCAGCACACCTGCTGTCAATCATCAGGGGGCGTGTctgtccaggaggaggagcctatcCTGGACATGGACAAAGTGAAATGA
- the LOC130194918 gene encoding deformed epidermal autoregulatory factor 1 homolog — protein sequence MDEVDSATKALGLHEPPLDMAPGQEVGSDTESEAEVTALAVMAAPGNLDMGAESPPNSDEAEAAYAEVTAVTVADVHAGEDAVFTTTVATSGRATLQLGDGLGSQKATLIVVHSDGSVCV from the exons ATGGACGAAGTGGACTCGGCCACGAAGGCGCTCGGGCTCCACGAACCGCCCCTCGACATGGCGCCGGGGCAGGAAGTGGGCTCGGATACCGAGTCGGAGGCCGAAGTCACCGCGTTGGCGGTGATGGCGGCGCCGGGAAACCTCGACATGGGAGCCGAGTCCCCGCCGAACTCAGACGAGGCCGAGGCGGCGTATGCAG AGGTGACGGCGGTGACGGTGGCAGACGTCCACGCTGGAGAGGACGCTGTCTTCACCACCACGGTTGCCACG agtGGGAGGGCAACCCTCCAGCTGGGTGACGGCCTGGGCTCCCAGAAGGCCACCTTGATCGTGGTTCACAGTgacggcagt gtgtgtgtgtaa
- the bet1l gene encoding BET1-like protein isoform X3, protein MLDTENKRLAENLATKVSRLKSLAYDIDREADDQNEYLDGMDSNFLSATGLLSGSVKRFSTMVRSGRDNRRILCYVSVGLVLVFFLLYYVISRIQR, encoded by the exons ATGCTGGACACTGAGAACAAACGCCTGGCTGAGAACCTGGCCACCAAGGTCTCCAGATTGAAGTCG CTGGCGTACGACATCGACAGAGAGGCTGACGACCAGAACGAGTATCTGGACGGCATG GACTCTAACTTCCTGAGTGCGACGGGCCTGCTGAGCGGCAGCGTGAAGCGCTTCTCCACCATGGTGCGATCCGGCAGAGACAACCGCCGCATCCTGTGCTACGTGTCCGTGGGCCTGGTGCTGGTCTTCTTCCTGCTCTACTACGTGATCTCCAGGATCCAACGCTGA
- the bet1l gene encoding BET1-like protein isoform X2, translating to MWSHDSVDDMLDTENKRLAENLATKVSRLKSLAYDIDREADDQNEYLDGMDSNFLSATGLLSGSVKRFSTMVRSGRDNRRILCYVSVGLVLVFFLLYYVISRIQR from the exons ATGTGGA GCCACGACTCTGTGGACGACATGCTGGACACTGAGAACAAACGCCTGGCTGAGAACCTGGCCACCAAGGTCTCCAGATTGAAGTCG CTGGCGTACGACATCGACAGAGAGGCTGACGACCAGAACGAGTATCTGGACGGCATG GACTCTAACTTCCTGAGTGCGACGGGCCTGCTGAGCGGCAGCGTGAAGCGCTTCTCCACCATGGTGCGATCCGGCAGAGACAACCGCCGCATCCTGTGCTACGTGTCCGTGGGCCTGGTGCTGGTCTTCTTCCTGCTCTACTACGTGATCTCCAGGATCCAACGCTGA